One genomic region from Myxococcaceae bacterium JPH2 encodes:
- a CDS encoding sigma-54-dependent Fis family transcriptional regulator, producing the protein MVTPVFESTSAAPAVSPEPVAASRAARILLADDQADVLDALRLLLKRDGYSIVTAQSPAGVLATLDAEDVDLVLMDLNYARDTTSGREGLDLLSRLRGMDASLPIVVMTAWGSVEGAVEAMRAGARDYVQKPWDNTRLLATLRTQLELGQALKRSRRLEEENQHLRRGQGGLPSMVGESRSMQPVRRLIERVAPSGANVLVTGEHGTGKEVVARLMHAASTRKDRAFVAVNSGGLSEGVFESELFGHVKGAFTDAKADRIGCFELADGGTLFLDEIGNMPLTQQAKLLRVLQTGELHPVGSSKTRRVDVRVVSATNVDLAKAVAEGRFREDLLYRLNTVEVQLPPLRERREDIPLLASHFLGEHGKRYGRPQMRLAPSALEALLAYPWPGNVRELEHAVERSLLMATGDEVLAEDLLLKRGGNNGGTSRLEEMTLEEVERYLIERALARHEGNVSDAAKGLGLSRSALYRRLQYYGIKGAR; encoded by the coding sequence TTGGTGACCCCCGTGTTCGAGTCCACCTCTGCTGCCCCCGCTGTCTCACCGGAACCCGTGGCCGCCTCGCGGGCCGCTCGCATCCTGCTCGCGGATGATCAGGCGGACGTGCTGGACGCGCTCCGACTGCTGCTCAAGCGCGATGGCTACTCCATCGTCACCGCGCAGTCGCCCGCGGGCGTCCTCGCCACGCTGGACGCCGAGGACGTCGACCTGGTGTTGATGGACCTCAACTACGCGCGTGACACGACGTCCGGTCGCGAGGGCCTGGACCTGCTCTCGCGCCTGCGTGGGATGGATGCGTCGCTGCCCATCGTGGTGATGACGGCGTGGGGAAGCGTGGAGGGCGCGGTGGAGGCCATGCGCGCCGGCGCGCGCGACTACGTGCAGAAGCCGTGGGACAACACGCGGCTGCTCGCCACGCTGCGCACCCAACTGGAGCTGGGGCAGGCGCTCAAGCGCAGCCGCCGCTTGGAAGAGGAGAACCAGCACCTGCGCCGCGGCCAGGGCGGACTGCCCTCCATGGTGGGCGAGTCCCGCTCGATGCAGCCGGTGCGCCGCCTCATCGAGCGCGTGGCGCCCTCGGGCGCGAACGTGCTCGTCACCGGCGAGCACGGCACGGGCAAGGAGGTCGTCGCGCGGCTGATGCACGCGGCCAGCACGCGCAAGGACCGGGCGTTCGTGGCGGTGAACTCGGGCGGCCTGTCCGAGGGCGTCTTCGAGAGCGAGCTGTTCGGCCACGTGAAGGGCGCGTTCACGGACGCGAAGGCGGACCGCATCGGCTGCTTCGAGCTGGCGGACGGCGGCACGCTGTTCCTGGATGAGATTGGCAACATGCCGCTCACGCAGCAGGCGAAGCTCCTGCGCGTGCTCCAGACGGGTGAGCTGCACCCGGTGGGCTCCTCCAAGACGCGCCGGGTGGACGTGCGCGTGGTGAGCGCCACCAACGTGGACCTGGCGAAGGCGGTGGCCGAGGGCCGCTTCCGCGAGGACCTGCTCTACCGGCTCAACACGGTGGAGGTGCAGTTGCCCCCGCTGCGCGAGCGGCGCGAGGACATCCCGCTGTTGGCCTCGCACTTCCTGGGCGAGCACGGCAAGCGGTACGGCCGTCCCCAGATGCGGCTCGCCCCGAGCGCGCTAGAGGCCCTGCTGGCCTATCCGTGGCCCGGCAACGTGCGCGAGCTGGAGCACGCGGTGGAGCGCTCGCTGCTGATGGCCACGGGCGATGAGGTGCTCGCCGAGGACCTGCTGCTCAAGCGCGGGGGCAACAACGGCGGCACGTCGCGGCTGGAGGAGATGACGTTGGAGGAGGTGGAGCGCTACCTCATCGAGCGCGCCCTGGCGCGGCATGAGGGCAACGTGAGTGACGCGGCCAAGGGGTTGGGCTTGTCGCGCAGCGCGCTGTACCGCCGGCTCCAGTACTACGGAATCAAGGGCGCTCGGTGA